The following coding sequences are from one Helicoverpa armigera isolate CAAS_96S chromosome 2, ASM3070526v1, whole genome shotgun sequence window:
- the LOC110376794 gene encoding uncharacterized protein LOC110376794, whose amino-acid sequence MAIMIRHSVHTSAIVLVMAGGASARVAGKMGGYSNKKGGKSTSGINEEIIWISISMAIAIAVLIAIALCYILKEKCMKRKAYREQS is encoded by the exons ATGGCGATCATGATAC GTCACTCGGTGCACACCAGCGCCATCGTGCTGGTGATGGCAGGCGGAGCCTCCGCCAGGGTCGCCGGCAAGATGGGTGGCTACTCCAACAAGAAGGGTG GGAAGTCGACAAGCGGCATCAACGAGGAGATCATTTGGATTAGCATAAGTATGGCAATCGCTATAGCTGTGCTGATAGCCATAGCGCTGTGTTACATATTGAAGGAGAAATGTATGAAACGGAAAGCGTACCGAGAGCAGTCATGA
- the LOC126056556 gene encoding uncharacterized protein LOC126056556 — protein MSEERELVKKRGSFKGRLTAFVNFLDSLKDRTLTSCDTAELQLRIGKMESLYEQYDEVQLRLECIVEDIKLQFSERADFESLYYKSLSRAQNIISEYNKDNGSMESCKSTHTNVHKPVKLPTIQLPKFSGLYTNWLEFRDTFSSLVHCNDSIDDINKFHYLRASLEGSAAVVINSIECSSSNYSVAWQLLCDRFDNRRLLIQNHVSALFNVESITKESSVVLKSLIDLINKNLRALESLGEPVKQWDTLLIYIVTRKLDQKTYREWEECKGKIDKDSPITFDDFMKFLRNRADLIETLELSRNNCSQTPNKSCPKIKSMVATQALNHNLNNNEISRKVCPNCNNDHSLNNCPQFLALSNDARLQLLPTFKICFNCFRSGHYANKCKKPGCKLCKRRHNTLVHTDRKCTEVNTVSANSNNSSASSSVSPASTDTSNVALSANIASSREHKQRDVLLSTAQVKLRDHNGVVHVARAVLDSGSTSSFITDRLCRQLKLATTQVNKSILGINNVTSHVGKLCRVRITPMDDSVTFDLNCFVLPYITSNVPCREINYAELNIPLNITLAGPTFCTPAEVDILIGADLFWDLLGSQRIKLGTGKPVLYETSLGWIVSGPVSQNSISLLCNDLKCNFSKTASDNNAKLEHLRSDLTKFWQLEEVNAKYTAAYMPEEKLCEDHFVKNTTRMSDGRFCVRIPLKKDSSVLGDSYKKATHCLQSVERRLKVKPDFSRMYHEFMLEYETLGHMSLINESKCIGYFIPHHGILRESSSTTKLRVVFNASCPTSTGVSINDLQMVGPTVQDDLLSILLRFRCHKYVLSADVEKMYRQVSVHPSDRHLQRIVWRDNVADPIKVYELNTVTYGTASAPFLATRCLRQIGLDCSDPKISEIISHDFYVDDLLTGCDDLDAAKFIRAQVTKELASACMPLRKWKSNEPQLVSDTVSHSFDLNIGSNEPDKLLGLSWYVRSDELGFPIKLSQPSAGSTKRDLLSVIARIFDPLGLLGPIVVSMKMLLQKMWLDKLSWDQPLPSEISERWNNILKSLPLLNHLRIPRIVVCTLHTEVELHIFTDASEAAYGACAYIRSVNDKGDYFVRLLMAKSRVAPIKPTTIPRLELCGAVVGSRLYEKVMRSLRLTISRAYCWTDSTIVLGWLQMLPAKLQPFVRNRVAEVLDKAGNCTWRHVPTDKNPADLISRGVDIGALQDLDLWWSGPEFLRLDRSEWPTQIKCSEPLLETKPNISLNAVTFESKGKALIEFNRFSNYSRLIRSVAYVLRFIKSCQKQYPKTNYLTQDELKDSLTVVIRRCQYESFPEYEILLNKKSIPQKSALLKFNVYLDEDNIMRVGGRLNNSEFLYNKKHPCLLQSTHQFTKLLFYFEHKRLLHAGPQLLLASIRESYWPIGGRNLAKACYHKCVLCRRMKGKVVAPIMGNLPQERLRPGYPFESTGVDYAGPILCASRQGRGCRLVKVYIAIFICFTTKAIHLELVGDLTGKSYLLALHRFIARRGKPVDIFSDNGTSFVGAYNELSKFLKSTSSSLSEDAAKDGIRFHFIPAYTPHFGGLWEAGVKSTKYHLNRVLGNCNLTFEELYTALTKIEAVLNSRPLTPLSSDPADYTPLTPGHFLVGRPLTSIKQPDFSDYSANRLSRFQRIEQLRQHFWHRWSREYVAELQLRTKWRSSKDELRVNTLVVIKEDNLPPLKWSLGRIVAVYPGKDGIARVADIKTSTGVVRRAFNRICPLPVSSD, from the coding sequence ATGTCCGAGGAAAGGGAATTAGTTAAGAAGCGAGGAAGCTTCAAAGGTCGATTGACTGCTTTCGTTAACTTTCTGGATTCACTCAAGGACAGAACCCTAACCAGTTGTGACACGGCTGAGCTGCAGCTGCGCATAGGCAAGATGGAGTCGTTGTATGAGCAGTATGATGAGGTACAGTTACGTCTGGAATGCATTGTCGAGgacattaaattacaattttccGAACGTGCGGATTTTGAGTCTCTTTATTATAAATCCTTGTCTAGGGCACAGAATATTATCAgtgaatataataaagataatggGTCGATGGAAAGCTGTAAAAGTACTCACACGAATGTGCATAAGCCAGTTAAGTTGCCAACAATTCAGTTACCTAAGTTCAGCGGTTTATATACGAATTGGCTGGAATTCCGTGACACCTTTAGTAGTCTTGTCCATTGCAATGATAGCATTGACGATATTAATAAATTCCACTACTTGAGAGCATCTCTTGAAGGGTCGGCTGCGGTAGTTATTAATTCTATTGAATGTTCTTCGAGTAATTATTCTGTGGCATGGCAGTTGTTATGTGATCGGTTTGATAACAGAAGATTACTAATACAAAATCATGTGTCTGCTTTATTTAATGTTGAAAGTATCACAAAGGAGTCTTCTGTTGTATTAAAGtctttaattgatttaataaataaaaacttgcgAGCATTAGAGTCGTTAGGTGAGCCTGTTAAGCAGTGGGACACGTTATTGATTTATATTGTGACTCGCAAGCTTGATCAAAAGACCTATCGTGAGTGGGAAGAGTGCAAAGGTAAGATAGATAAGGACAGCCCTATAACATTCGACGACTTCATGAAGTTCCTGCGTAATCGAGCTGATCTTATTGAAACCTTAGAATTATCACGCAATAATTGTTCCCAAACACCTAATAAATCATGTCCTAAGATAAAATCTATGGTAGCTACACAGGCTCTTAATCACAACTTAAATAACAACGAAATATCTCGCAAAGTGTGTCCTAATTGTAACAATGATCACTCGTTAAATAATTGTCCACAGTTTCTCGCACTCAGCAATGACGCTCGACTACAACTATTGCCCACCTTTAAGATTTGTTTTAACTGCTTTCGGTCCGGTCATTATgccaataaatgtaaaaaaccaGGTTGTAAACTATGCAAACGCAGGCATAATACCCTAGTTCACACCGATAGGAAATGCACTGAGGTGAATACAGTTAGTGCTAATTCAAATAACTCGTCAGCATCTTCGTCTGTATCGCCTGCTTCCACGGACACGAGTAACGTAGCATTGTCAGCAAACATTGCATCATCCCGTGAGCATAAGCAGCGTGATGTGTTGTTATCCACCGCACAGGTTAAACTGCGGGACCACAATGGCGTAGTGCACGTCGCTCGCGCGGTTCTGGATAGTGGCAGCACATCGTCATTCATCACAGACCGGTTATGCAGACAATTGAAGTTAGCAACAACACAAGTAAATAAGTCTATACTCGGCATTAATAATGTTACGTCGCACGTAGGTAAATTGTGTCGTGTAAGGATAACACCGATGGACGATAGTGTTACTTTCGAtctcaattgttttgttttgccaTACATTACAAGTAATGTTCCGTGCCGTGAAATTAATTATGCCGAATTAAATATTCCGCTAAATATAACTTTAGCAGGTCCTACATTTTGCACGCCCGCTGAGGTAGATATTCTCATCGGTGCTGATCTCTTTTGGGATTTGTTAGGATCACAGAGAATAAAGCTAGGTACCGGAAAACCTGTTTTGTATGAAACTAGTTTAGGGTGGATAGTTTCCGGTCCAGTTAGTCAGAATTCTATTTCATTGTTATGTAatgatttaaaatgtaatttttctaAAACTGCTTCTGATAATAATGCTAAATTGGAACACCTTAGATCAGATTTGACAAAGTTTTGGCAGTTGGAGGAGGTGAATGCGAAGTATACTGCTGCTTATATGCCCGAAGAGAAATTATGTGAAGATCATTTTGTCAAAAATACGACGCGAATGTCGGATGGTCGTTTTTGTGTTCGGATCCCTCTCAAGAAAGATTCTTCAGTGTTAGGTGACTCTTACAAGAAAGCTACACATTGTTTACAGTCAGTAGAGCGTAGGCTAAAGGTTAAGCCTGATTTTAGTAGAATGTATCACGAGTTCATGTTAGAATATGAGACACTTGGTCATATGAGTCTTATTAATGAATCAAAGTGTATTGGTTATTTCATTCCGCATCACGGTATACTGCGTGAGTCAAGTAGTACGACCAAACTTCGCGTTGTGTTCAACGCAAGTTGTCCTACTTCGACGGGAGTGTCCATCAACGATTTACAGATGGTCGGGCCCACTGTACAGGACGACCTATTGTCTATACTTCTTCGGTTTAGATGCCACAAGTATGTCTTATCTGCAGACGTGGAGAAGATGTATAGGCAAGTGAGCGTACACCCGTCGGATAGACACTTGCAGCGGATAGTTTGGCGTGACAATGTTGCTGACCCTATTAAAGTATATGAACTGAACACCGTCACGTATGGTACGGCTAGTGCTCCATTTCTTGCTACGCGTTGTCTTAGGCAAATAGGACTCGACTGCAGTGACCCTAAAATAAGTGAAATCATCTCACACGACTTCTACGTCGATGATTTGCTTACTGGCTGTGATGATTTAGATGCAGCTAAATTTATTCGCGCTCAGGTGACCAAAGAATTGGCATCGGCATGTATGCCATTGCGAAAGTGGAAGTCGAATGAACCACAACTAGTTTCAGACACTGTTTCTCATTCATTTGACTTAAATATTGGATCGAATGAGCCTGACAAATTACTTGGTCTTAGTTGGTATGTCAGATCAGATGAATTAGGGTTCCCAATAAAATTGAGTCAGCCATCAGCCGGGTCTACTAAACGTGATTTGTTATCCGTGATTGCGCGAATCTTTGATCCTTTAGGTCTATTAGGCCCTATTGTTGTCTCCATGAAAATGCTGTTACAAAAAATGTGGTTAGATAAATTGTCATGGGATCAACCCTTACCTAGTGAAATTAGTGAACGTTGGAATAATATACTGAAGTCACTACCCCTTTTAAATCATTTAAGAATTCCGCGTATTGTAGTTTGCACTTTACATACGGAGGTAGAACTCCACATTTTCACAGATGCGTCTGAGGCTGCATACGGTGCTTGTGCTTACATTCGCAGTGTTAATGATAAGGGTGActattttgttcgtttgttgATGGCTAAAAGTCGTGTAGCTCCCATAAAGCCCACAACGATTCCTCGGCTCGAGCTGTGTGGTGCAGTAGTCGGTTCTCGTCTTTATGAGAAAGTGATGAGGTCACTCCGGTTGACTATCAGTCGGGCCTACTGTTGGACTGACTCGACCATCGTGTTGGGCTGGTTACAGATGTTGCCTGCCAAACTTCAGCCGTTTGTGCGAAATCGCGTCGCTGAAGTTTTGGATAAGGCCGGTAACTGTACCTGGAGGCACGTCCCAACCGATAAAAACCCCGCAGACCTAATATCTCGTGGTGTGGATATTGGTGCTCTGCAGGATTTAGATCTATGGTGGTCAGGACCGGAGTTTTTACGACTGGACCGGTCTGAGTGGCCGACTCAAATCAAATGTTCAGAGCCGTTACTGGAGACTAAACCTAATATATCGTTAAATGCAGTAACATTCGAATCTAAAGGTAAGGcattaattgaatttaaccgaTTTTCTAATTATTCACGGCTTATACGCTCTGTAGCTTATGTGTTAAGATTTATAAAGTCATGCCAGAAGCAGTATCCTAAAACTAATTATTTGACACAGGATGAATTGAAAGACTCACTCACTGTTGTCATTCGTAGATGTCAATATGAATCATTTCCCGAGtatgaaatacttttaaataaaaaaagcataCCTCAGAAGAGTGCccttttaaaatttaatgtttatttagatGAAGACAATATAATGCGAGTAGGAGGACGACTCAATAATTcagaatttttatataataaaaaacatcctTGTCTATTACAGTCCACTCATCAATttaccaaattattattttattttgagcaTAAAAGGCTTTTGCACGCTGGCCCGCAATTATTACTAGCATCGATAAGGGAATCTTATTGGCCGATAGGGGGCCGCAACTTGGCGAAGGCTTGTTATCATAAGTGCGTTCTGTGTCGGCGCATGAAGGGTAAGGTGGTAGCACCTATTATGGGTAACTTACCGCAAGAACGGCTTCGTCCAGGTTATCCCTTCGAGAGTACAGGCGTTGATTACGCCGGCCCTATCTTGTGTGCCAGTCGTCAAGGCCGTGGATGCAGGCTGGTAAAGGTGTACATTGccatttttatatgtttcacCACTAAAGCTATTCATTTGGAACTTGTTGGCGACTTAACGGGTAAAAGTTACTTACTGGCTTTGCATCGATTTATTGCTCGTCGAGGAAAACCCGTTGATATCTTTTCCGACAACGGTACCTCATTTGTCGGTGCATACAACGAACTATCTAAGTTTTTAAAATCGACTAGTTCGTCATTGAGTGAAGATGCAGCGAAAGATGGTATCAGGTTCCATTTTATACCCGCGTATACCCCACATTTCGGAGGACTTTGGGAGGCAGGTGTAAAGTCAACAAAGTACCACCTTAATCGAGTGTTGGGAAATTGTAATTTGACGTTTGAAGAGCTTTACACCGCACTAACTAAAATTGAAGCCGTCCTGAATTCTCGTCCACTGACGCCGTTATCTTCAGATCCTGCTGATTACACTCCGCTCACGCCAGGACATTTTCTTGTTGGGCGACCTCTGACTTCCATCAAGCAACCTGACTTCAGTGATTACTCTGCCAACCGCCTATCTCGCTTTCAACGGATTGAGCAGCTGCGTCAGCATTTCTGGCACAGATGGAGTAGAGAGTACGTTGCAGAGTTACAGCTGCGGACCAAGTGGCGTTCCTCGAAGGATGAATTACGGGTGAACACATTGGTCGTGATAAAGGAAGATAATCTTCCTCCCTTGAAGTGGAGCTTGGGACGGATTGTGGCCGTCTACCCAGGGAAGGATGGCATCGCTCGAGTAGCCGACATAAAGACATCCACCGGAGTTGTGAGACGCGCATTTAACAGGATCTGTCCGCTGCCGGTGTCCTCGGATTAA